Proteins co-encoded in one Arthrobacter alpinus genomic window:
- the nucS gene encoding endonuclease NucS: MRLVIAKCSVDYVGRLKAHLPLAVRLLLVKADGSVLVHSDGGSYKPLNWMSPPATLRTVGPDEAELEEGVISQWIVKSTKADEQLIINIYEELHESSHDLGTDPGLIKDGVEADLQRLLAAQIELLGTGFTLIRREYFTAIGPVDILARDANGATVAIELKRRGDIDGVEQLTRYLELLNRDPLLAPVRGIFAAQQIKPQAKTLATDRGIECKTLDYDAMRGVDDSASRLF; the protein is encoded by the coding sequence GTGCGTTTAGTCATTGCAAAGTGCTCCGTCGATTACGTCGGTCGCCTCAAAGCCCATCTTCCCCTCGCCGTTCGGCTCCTGTTGGTCAAGGCTGACGGCTCCGTTCTGGTGCATTCCGACGGCGGCTCTTACAAGCCGCTGAACTGGATGAGCCCGCCAGCCACCCTGCGAACTGTGGGTCCTGATGAGGCCGAGCTGGAAGAGGGTGTGATTTCGCAGTGGATTGTGAAGTCCACGAAGGCCGATGAGCAGCTCATCATCAATATTTATGAAGAGCTCCACGAATCCAGCCACGATCTAGGCACGGATCCGGGTCTGATCAAGGACGGCGTTGAAGCCGATCTGCAGCGCCTGTTGGCAGCACAAATTGAACTACTCGGCACCGGCTTCACCTTGATTCGCCGGGAGTACTTCACAGCCATCGGTCCGGTGGACATTCTGGCCCGAGACGCCAACGGTGCCACGGTGGCCATTGAACTCAAGCGCCGCGGCGACATTGATGGGGTGGAGCAACTGACCCGCTACCTAGAACTACTCAACCGCGATCCACTGCTGGCTCCGGTCCGCGGCATCTTTGCTGCCCAGCAGATCAAGCCGCAGGCCAAAACTCTTGCCACCGACCGCGGTATTGAGTGCAAAACCCTCGATTACGACGCCATGCGCGGCGTGGATGACAGCGCCTCACGTCTTTTTTAA
- a CDS encoding ATP/GTP-binding protein: protein MPRSNHPRRRTSNARGSSKSPGRGPQGGGAVDEDGDGFDMNRARLGTTATESAPDGVWAVRTISAGNAQKSYTCPGCHRAVPPGLAHLVVWQEDAMFGAEAGLRDRRHWHSNCWRGRSYRYR from the coding sequence ATGCCCCGCTCGAACCATCCACGCCGCCGTACCTCCAATGCCAGGGGCTCTAGCAAGTCGCCGGGGCGGGGGCCACAGGGCGGTGGGGCGGTGGACGAGGACGGCGACGGCTTTGATATGAACCGAGCCAGGCTGGGCACTACCGCCACTGAATCAGCGCCCGACGGCGTCTGGGCAGTACGGACCATCAGCGCCGGGAACGCTCAGAAGTCATATACCTGCCCGGGGTGTCACCGTGCGGTTCCGCCCGGCTTGGCTCATCTGGTGGTGTGGCAAGAGGATGCCATGTTCGGTGCCGAGGCAGGATTGCGCGACCGCAGACACTGGCACAGCAATTGCTGGCGTGGGCGAAGCTACCGGTACAGGTAG